One window of Medicago truncatula cultivar Jemalong A17 chromosome 2, MtrunA17r5.0-ANR, whole genome shotgun sequence genomic DNA carries:
- the LOC11409489 gene encoding transcription factor ILR3 has product MVSPENTNWLFDYPLIDEIPVSVDGSFAFTWPPPHLSNGGIEMDDSSLVDSDGIKEPGSKKRGRSDSCAPSSSKACREKLRRDRLNDKFVELGSILEPGRPPKTDKAAILIDAVRMVTQLRGEAQKLKDSNSGLQEKIKELKVEKNELRDEKQRLKAEKEKLEQQVKSMNTQPGFLTHPPAIPAAFAHQGQAPSNKLMPFMSYPGVAMWQFMPPAAVDTSQDHVLRPPVA; this is encoded by the exons ATGGTTTCCCCGGAAAACACCAATTGGCTTTTCGATTACCCTTTGATTGATGAAATTCCTGTTTCTGTTGATGGCTCCTTTGCCTTCACGTGGCCCCCACCTCACCTCTCCAATGGCGG TATTGAAATGGATGATAGCTCTCTAGTGGATTCTGATGGTATCAAAGAACCTGGTTCGAAGAAGAG AGGTAGATCAGATTCATGTGCTCCTTCCAGCTCTAAGGCATGTCGAGAGAAGTTGCGGAGGGATAGGCTGAACGACAA GTTTGTTGAATTAGGCTCCATCTTGGAGCCTGGAAGGCCTCCTAAAACAGACAAGGCGGCAATTCTGATTGATGCTGTCCGAATGGTGACACAGTTGCGGGGTGAAGCCCAAAAGTTGAAAGACTCAAATTCAGGTCTTCAAGAGAAGATTAAAGAGTTAAAG GTTGAGAAGAATGAACTCCGCGATGAGAAGCAGAGGCTTAAGGCTGAGAAGGAGAAGTTGGAGCAGCAGGTGAAATCAATGAACACCCAACCCGGTTTCTTGACACACCCTCCTGCAATCCCTGCTGCATTTGCTCATCAAGGCCAAGCCCCAAGCAACAAGTTAATGCCTTTCATGAGTTATCCAGGAGTTGCCATGTGGCAATTCATGCCACCAGCCGCCGTGGATACCTCACAGGATCATGTACTCCGTCCACCAGTTGCCTAA
- the LOC11413546 gene encoding uncharacterized protein, with the protein MASSSYLYTIHSQSTKISNPSSCIHAHTKTKFTSIPFHTHYQCKHYHISCIPQNPTVPLKATSTSIQSSLSSPNPPISKEDAILQAKTSLSTTLEKPLNNPKLIGKIKKLKQPRFRVEIPVIDDSPDSVSKLALDIFGDIALKRKGSPIKILIIWPNPSLKKAADVAFESQARNQVEHIDIVSVDKTDPRILSSSDVAVFLVPESSKLSVVKMVSEAFNPKPVVLLNPKWAFEEESNFGDLSGFVSSFEVVYSFMGLEVRGILSKRKGVIFKCVRDGVVSGEKWNVLVEEGEEMKVVSSFKVRPTIGEVEIVLYNLMAVNSPITKSAKFIKGLVSNVTGKK; encoded by the coding sequence ATGGCATCATCATCCTATCTTTACACAATTCATTCACAATCTACCAAAATTTCCAATCCAtcatcatgcatacatgcacaCACCAAAACCAAATTTACATCAATCCCATTTCATACTCATTATCAATGCAAACACTACCATATATCATGCATCCCTCAAAATCCTACCGTTCCACTCAAAGCTACATCCACATCTATCCAGTCCTCACTCTCTTCCCCTAACCCACCCATCTCAAAGGAAGATGCTATACTTCAAGCCAAAACATCCCTTTCAACAACCTTAGAGAAGCCCCTCAACAACCCTAAACTAATAGGCAAAATCAAGAAACTTAAGCAACCCAGATTTCGGGTTGAAATCCCGGTCATCGATGACTCACCAGATTCAGTTTCTAAACTTGCTCTTGATATATTTGGGGACATAGCCCTCAAGAGAAAAGGCTCTCCAATTAAGATCTTAATCATTTGGCCTAATCCTAGCTTAAAAAAAGCTGCCGATGTTGCTTTTGAGTCTCAAGCAAGGAACCAAGTTGAACACATTGACATTGTTTCAGTTGATAAAACTGACCCAAGAATCTTGAGTTCTTCTGATGTGGCAGTATTTTTGGTGCCAGAGAGTTCTAAATTGTCAGTGGTGAAAATGGTGAGTGAGGCTTTTAATCCAAAGCCAGTGGTTTTGTTGAATCCAAAATGGGCATTTGAGGAAGAGAGTAACTTTGGTGATCTGAGTGGTTTTGTGAGTTCTTTTGAAGTGGTTTATTCTTTTATGGGATTGGAGGTAAGAGGGATATTGAGCAAAAGAAAAGGTGTGATTTTTAAGTGTGTGAGAGATGGGGTTGTAAGTGGAGAGAAATGGAATGTTCTTGTAGAAGAAGGTGAGGAAATGAAGGTggtttcttcattcaaggttaGGCCGACCATTGGTGAAGTTGAGATTGTTTTGTATAATTTGATGGCTGTTAATTCACCGATAACGAAGTCTGCGAAGTTCATCAAGGGATTGGTGTCAAATGTAACTGGGAAAAAGTAA
- the LOC11426354 gene encoding probable galacturonosyltransferase 12 has translation MSILDWNNKMQLHISPSLRHVTVLPGKGLKEFIKVKVASRRLSYRMLFYSLLFFTFLLRFVFVLTAVDGIDGQNKCSSIGCLGKKLGPRILGRRPESTVPEVIYQTLDEPLGNDELKGRFDIPQTLEEFMVKMKEGGYDAKTFAVKLREMVTLMEQRTRLAKIQEYLYRHVASSSIPKQLHCLDLRLAHEHTNNAAARLQLPSAELVPALVDNSYYHFVLASDNVLAASVVATSLVRNCLRPNKVVIHIITDRKTYYPMQAWFSLHPLSPAVIEVKALHHFDWFSKGKVPVLEAMEKDQKVRSQFRGGSSAIVANTSEKPNVIAAKLQALSPKYNSVMNHIRIHLPELFPSLNKVVFLDDDIVIQTDLTPLWDIDMNGKVNGAVETCNGEDKFVMSKRLKSYLNFSHPLISENFNPNECAWAYGMNIFDLEAWRRTNISNKYHHWVAQNIKSDLSLWQLGTLPPGLIAFHGHVHVIDPFWHMLGLGYQENTNVDDVENAGVIHFNGRAKPWLDIAFPELRSLWTKYVDFSDKFIKSCNIRA, from the exons ATGTCTATTTTGGATTGGAACAATAAAATGCAGCTGCATATATCTCCAAGTTTGAGGCATGTTACTGTCCTTCCTGGCAAAGGACttaaagagtttatcaaagtgAAAGTTGCATCGAGGCGCCTTTCTTATAGGATGCTCTTCTATTCACTCTTGTTCTTCACTTTTCTTCTGAGGTTTGTGTTTGTTCTAACAGCTGTGGATGGCATTGATGGACAAAACAAGTGCTCTTCCATAG GTTGTCTAGGAAAAAAATTAGGGCCAAGGATTTTGGGTAGACGACCTGAATCAACT GTCCCAGAAGTGATATACCAAACTTTAGATGAACCACTTGGCAATGATGAACTAAAGGGAAGGTTTGATATTCCACAAACTTTAGAAGAGTTCATGGTTAAAATGAAGGAAGGTGGATATGATGCCAAAACATTTGCAGTTAAACTTAGAGAAATG GTAACCCTTATGGAACAAAGGACTAGGTTGGCCAAAATCCAAGAGTATCTATATCGCCATGTAGCATCAAGCAGCATACCGAAACAACTTCATTGTCTTGACTTGAGATTAGCACATGAGCATACCAACAACGCAGCAGCACGCCTTCAGCTACCGTCTGCGGAACTAGTTCCTGCCCTTGTTGACAATTCCTATTACCATTTTGTTTTAGCCTCAGATAATGTGCTTGCTGCCTCGGTTGTTGCAACATCACTCGTTCGTAACTGTTTACGACCTAATAAGGTTGTTATACACATAATTACAGACCGAAAGACTTATTATCCGATGCAGGCTTGGTTCTCATTGCATCCTTTATCACCTGCTGTGATTGAGGTCAAGGCATTGCACCATTTTGATTGGTTTTCAAAGGGGAAGGTGCCTGTTTTAGAAGCAATGGAgaaagatcagaaggtgcggtctCAGTTTAGGGGAGGTTCATCGGCTATAGTTGCGAATACATCTGAGAAGCCAAATGTTATTGCAGCAAAACTACAGGCACTTAGTCCCAAGTATAATTCAGTGATGAACCACATTCGGATACATCTACCCGAG TTGTTTCCAAGTCTTAACAAGGTGGTCTTCCTCGACGATGACATTGTGATACAAACTGATCTTACACCTCTGTGGGACATTGACATGAATGGAAAAGTGAATGGAGCAGTGGAAACATGCAATGGAGAAGACAAGTTTGTGATGTCGAAAAGGTTGAAAAGTTATTTGAACTTTTCTCACCCTCTAATATCTGAAAATTTCAATCCCAACGAATGTGCTTGGGCCTATGGCATGAACATTTTTGATTTGGAAGCTTGGAGGAGGACCAATATAAgcaataaatatcatcattgGGTTGCGCAG AATATTAAATCAGACCTGAGTTTGTGGCAGCTAGGGACATTACCTCCTGGATTGATAGCATTTCATGGTCATGTCCACGTTATAGATCCTTTCTGGCATATGCTTGGATTGGGATATCAGGAAAATACAAATGTTGACGATGTTGAGAATGCTGGTGTCATCCATTTCAATGGCAGGGCAAAGCCATGGCTAGACATAGCTTTTCCAGAACTAAGGTCATTGTGGACAAAATATGTCGACTTCTCAGATAAGTTCATTAAAAGCTGCAACATTAGAGCATGA
- the LOC112419442 gene encoding uncharacterized protein — MLAAEQENAQLREELVNLKGEMERMALMMETMMAEREQAAISNSTPVVVVTAAPEGPPQPSPTTTTTIGLTQPLMTDFSSGNMATMGNSGFRPLGPQGPFATPQYSMPSGYPWGMPIATNGGFGPGATEMPFTQGQQTSAHFQMSQPIPQATMTQAGPTVHVGPQHEEQIYHSDSIMGDDKAIDWEERFGALEKKMSNMRGKETVVQSIYDLCLVPDVNIPPKFKMPVFEKYQGDTCPQNHLTMYISKMIAYKNNVPLLIHCFQDSLTGPAHTWFMGLKGVTTFEQLAEAFMQQYKYNTYLAPSCKELQSLTQKDKESFKEYAQRFIQKAAQIRPPLDERELSELFYETLSPCYSEKMIVCASRKFTDLVETGMRIEEWARKGAAVSGGSSGGSSGVSSNGNKKFGNGYPKRNAQEVSMVAHGGPQPVYPNHPFVANITPQMTAPQNPNYQSPRPQGPAPYYPPLYQPLYNLQQFPQQPYFPQQPYQQRPQQQPRPQVPHNQQNQRQQFDPLPMTYGALLPSLLAQNLVQTIPPPRIPDPLPRWYRPDLHCIYHQGAPGQDVERCFALKKEVQKLINSKELTFTDPDAVAQNNPLSTHGPAVNMIQDDQEEARILSVGDIKTPLVPIHVKMCRATLFNHNHEACDICLMDPRGCVQVQNDVQGPLNRRELVVTREPESKDVCVVTPVFRARRPLVINPNSTKPVGTPLVICVPRPTPTTAQKAVPYKYEGTILEPGSETTSPVAVDNIAENSRILRSGRILPTVGPKSVSVPVDEPVKERNAGKGKAGEQAKEFDFEDADEVLKLIKKSEYRVVDQLLQTPAKISIMALLSSSGAHRDALRKVLDQAFVDYDVTLGQFESIVGNVTACNSLTFSDEDLPAEGNKHNQALLISVLCRTDSLSNVLIDTGSALNVMPKSTLDQLAYFEAPLRLSKVTVRAFDGTRRSVYGEVDLPISVGPHEFQVTFQVMEIQASFNCLLGRPWIHDAGAVTSTLHQKLKFVSRGKLITVSGESAFLISNLSAFSVIGGSGSDGPSFQGFSAEESVGKIETCMASLKDARRVIQEGKTEGWGQLVEFPENKRKEGIGFLNSKPGMFDPTRGSFHSAGFIHDSPETNAILDDAPGGVTPVFVTPGGACCNWIAVDIPSVTPRSKLNISESVEHSDPMLSPNFEVPVYEAVVEEDEEIPNEIKWMLEQKRKTIQPHQEEIEIINLGTEEDKKEIKIGASLDVSVKKRVIELIREYVDIFAWSYKDMPGLDPDVVEHRLPLKPECPPIDAGFLVTSEYPQWLVNIVPVPKKDGKVRMCVDYRDLNKASPKDNFPLPHIDVLVDNTAKCKVFSFMDGFSGYNQIRMAPEDREKTSFITPWGAFCYVVMPFGLINAGATYQRGFIVSQKGIEVDPDKVRAIREMPVPKTEKQVRGFLGRLNYISRFISHMTATCGPIFKLLRKDQGVKWNDDCQKAFDQIKEYLLEPPILVPPVDGRPLIMYLTVLEDSMGCVLGQQDETGKKEHAIYYLSKKFTDCESRYSMDPIKYIFEKPALTGRIARWQMLLSEYDIEYRTQKAIKGSILAEHLAHQPIEDYQPIKFDFPDEEVMYLKAKDCDEPVFGEGPDPESEWGLIFDGAVNVYGSGIGAVLITPKGTHIPFTARLRFDCTNNIAEYEACIMGIEEAIDLRIKKIVIYGDSALVINQIKGEWETRHPGLIPYRDYARRLLTFFNKVELHHVPRDENQMADALATLSSMINVNGHNTVPVINVQFLDRPAYVFVAEAIDDDKPWYHDIQVFLQTQKYPPGASNKDKKTLRKLSSRFFLNEDVLYKRNFDGVLLRCVDKHEAEKLMREIHEGSFGTHSCGHAMAKKILRAGYYWITMHADCYNHAKKCHKCQIYADKIHIPPSMLNVISSPWPFSMWGIDMIGRIEPKASNGHRFILVAIDYFTKIITDNGTNLNNNMMKELCDDFKIQHHNSSPYRPQMNGAVEAANKNIKKIIQKMVVTYKDWHEMLPYALYGYRTSVRTSTGATPFSLVYGMEAVLPVEVEIPSLRVLMEAELSEAEWCQSSMHTLTKDAIPTYGKDIRNTTESWTNAKKKVNELITDDQGKLTKSSITKVTEKKNHAIYDFTSETKMIPSKGLEAGQISDEKDSIIYGLIDNRN; from the exons ATGTTAGCGGCAGAACAGGAAAACGCTCAGCTCAGAGAGGAACTGGTTAACCTCAAGGGAGAGATGGAAAGAATGGCACTTATGATGGAAACTATGATGGCTGAGAGAGAGCAAGCAGCAATCTCCAATTCAACTCCTGTTGTGGTCGTCACAGCTGCACCTGAGGGTCCCCCGCAACCATCTCCGACTACTACTACAACTATCGGTCTCACCCAGCCTCTGATGACTGATTTTTCTTCTGGTAATATGGCAACTATGGGCAACTCAGGCTTCCGTCCTCTTGGCCCCCAGGGTCCCTTTGCTACTCCTCAGTATTCCATGCCTTCAGGCTACCCTTGGGGCATGCCGATTGCAACTAACGGGGGTTTTGGTCCAGGTGCTACTGAAATGCCATTCACACAGGGTCAACAGACTTCAGCACATTTCCAGATGAGTCAACCGATTCCGCAAGCTACCATGACTCAAGCAGGTCCTACTGTGCATGTGGGGCCACAACATGAAGAGCAGATTTATCACTCCGACAGTATAATGGGGGATGATAAAGCAATCGATTGGGAAGAAAGGTTCGGTGCTCTAGAGAAGAAGATGAGTAATATGCGGGGAAAGGAAACAGTCGTCCAAAGCATATATGACCTTTGCTTGGTACCAGATGTAAACATACCTCCAAAGTTCAAGATGCCTGTATTTGAGAAGTATCAAGGGGACACATGTCCACAAAATCATCTAACTATGTATATTAGCAAGATGATAGCTTACAAGAATAATGTTCCCTTACTCATTCACTGCTTCCAGGATAGTTTGACTGGTCCGGCACATACCTGGTTCATGGGATTGAAAGGAGTCACTACTTTTGAACAGTTGGCTGAGGCCTTCATGCAACAGTACAAATATAATACCTATCTGGCGCCAAGTTGCAAAGAGTTGCAGTCCTTAACCCAGAAAGATAAAGAATCGTTCAAAGAATACGCACAACGCTTCATTCAAAAAGCTGCTCAGATTCGTCCTCCCTTGGATGAGAGGGaactttcagaattgttctatGAAACCCTGAGCCCTTGTTATTCAGAAAAGATGATTGTCTGTGCATCACGGAAGTTCACTGATTTGGTGGAAACAGGAATGCGTATCGAGGAGTGGGCTCGTAAGGGAGCAGCTGTTTCGGGAGGTTCTTCAGGTGGTTCTTCAGGGGTTTCGTCCAATGGTAATAAGAAATTTGGGAATGGTTACCCAAAGAGGAATGCTCAAGAGGTTAGCATGGTGGCTCATGGAGGACCTCAGCCCGTGTACCCTAATCACCCCTTTGTTGCCAACATCACCCCACAAATGACCGCGCCCCAGAACCCAAACTATCAATCACCCAGACCTCAAGGACCCGCACCATACTACCCCCCATTATACCAACCACTATACAACCTACAACAATTCCCTCAACAACCATATTTCCcccaacaaccataccaacaaagACCACAGCAACAACCCCGTCCTCAGGTTCCTCACAATCAGCAGAATCAAAGGCAACAATTTGACCCCTTGCCAATGACCTATGGAGCATTGCTCCCTTCTTTACTTGCACAGAATCTAGTCCAAACAATACCACCTCCTCGCATTCCAGACCCTCTCCCACGCTGGTACCGTCCGGACCTTCATTGTATTtaccatcaaggggcaccaggccAAGATGTGGAGCGTTGCTTTGCTCTTAAGAAAGAGGTTCAGAAACTGATAAATAGTAAAGAGTTAACCTTCACCGACCCTGATGCTGTGGCTCAGAACAATCCTCTGTCTACTCATGGGCCTGCTGTTAATATGATTCAAGACGATCAGGAAGAGGCTCGCATTCTCTCTGTAGGTGATATCAAGACTCCTCTGGTACCGATACATGTGAAAATGTGTAGAGCAACTCTCTTCAACCACAATCATGAAGCTTGTGACATATGTTTGATGGATCCTCGTGGATGTGTACAAGTCCAGAATGATGTGCAGGGTCCCCTAAATAGAAGGGAACTTGTGGTTACAAGGGAACCCGAGAGCAAGGACGTCTGTGTTGTCACTCCGGTATTCAGAGCCAGGAGGCCGCTGGTGATAAACCCTAACAGTACAAAGCCCGTTGGTACTCCCTTGGTAATCTGTGTGCCTAGGCCCACGCCTACTACTGCTCAGAAAGCTGTACCCTACAAGTATGAAGGCACGATTCTAGAGCCCGGAAGTGAGACAACTTCACCTGTTGCTGTGGATAATATCGCAGAGAATAGCCGGATTTTGAGGAGTGGCCGCATCCTTCCTACGGTGGGTCCGAAGAGTGTTAGTGTTCCGGTCGATGAACCAGTAAAAGAGCGAAACGCCGGTAAAGGTAAAGCTGGGGAGCAGGCCAAAGAGTTTGACTTTGAGGATGCCGATGAAGTCTTGAAGCTGATCAAGAAGAGTGAATACAGGGTGGTGGACCAGCTGTTACAAACTCCTGCGAAGATTTCCATCATGGCCCTGTTATCAAGTTCTGGTGCTCATCGGGATGCCCTGAGGAAAGTACTAGACCAGGCatttgtggattatgatgtaacTCTGGGTCAATTCGAAAGCATTGTGGGGAATGTGACCGCGTGTAACAGTCTGACTTTCAGTGATGAGGATCTCCCAGCGGAGGGGAATAAGCATAATCAAGCGTTACTCATCTCTGTACTTTGCAGAACAGACTCGTTATCCAACGTCCTGATAGATACCGGCTCTGCACTTaatgtgatgcccaagtcaactctCGACCAATTGGCGTACTTCGAGGCTCCTTTGAGACTTAGCAAGGTGACGGTAAGGGCCTTCGATGGAACTAGGAGATCGGTGTATGGTGAGGTAGATTTGCCAATTTCGGTCGGCCCACATGAATTTCAGGTTACTTTCCAAGTCATGGAAATCCAGGCTTCTTTCAACTGTTTGCTCGGCAGACCATGGATTCATGACGCTGGGGCTGTGACATCTACTCTCcatcagaaattgaagtttgtaagTCGTGGAAAGTTGATCACTGTGAGTGGCGAATCGGCCTTTTTAATCAGCAATTTGTCTGCTTTCTCTGTCATCGGTGGTAGTGGTTCAGACGGGCCATCATTCCAAGGGTTCTCTGCCGAAGAAAGTGTCGGTAAGATTGAGACTTGTATGGCTTCGTTGAAGGATGCCCGGAGAGTAATTCAGGAAGGCAAAACCGAAGGCTGGGGTCAGCTAGTGGAGTTTCCAGAAAACAAGCGTAAGGAGGGAATTGGTTTCCTTAACAGTAAGCCTGGGATGTTCGACCCTACCAGAGGTTCTTTCCACAGTGCTGGTTTCATTCATGATTCGCCAGAAACCAATGCAATTTTAGATGATGCACCTGGAGGAGTGACACCGGTCTTTGTGACGCCTGGAGGAGCTTGCTGCAACTGGATTGCTGTTGACATTCCTTCTGTGACACCCCGCTCTAA ACTGAACATAAGTGAATCCGTTGAACACAGTGACCCCATGctttctcccaactttgaggtcCCGGTTTATGAGGCTGTGGTAGAGGAGGATGAAGAGATCCCAAATGAGATCAAATGGATGTTGGAACAAAAAAGGAAGACAATTCAACCTCATCAGGAAGAGATAGAAATCATTAATCTGGGTACTGaggaagacaagaaagaaatcaagattggggcATCGTTGGATGTATCTGTCAAGAAAAGAGTAATTGAGCTTATCAGAGAATATGTTGATATATTCGCATGGTCATACAAAGACATGCCGGGTCTAGACCCTGATGTCGTTGAACACAGACTACCTTTGAAGCCTGAGTGTCCTCCG attgatgcaggTTTCCTAGTCACATCAGAGTATCCTCAATGGTTGGTCAACAtagtgcctgttccaaagaaagatggcaaagtcagaatgtgtgttgattatCGGGACTTGAACAAGGCTAGTCCGAAGGATAATTTTCCTTTGCCTCACATTGATGTATTGGTTGATAACACTGCTAAGTGCAAGgttttctccttcatggacggtttctccggctaCAATCAGATCAGGATGGCTCCtgaggatagagaaaagacgtctttcatcACGCCCTGGGGTGCTTTCTGCTATGTGGTGATGccatttggtttgataaatgctggtgccactTACCAGAGGG GCTTTATCGTCAGTCAAAAGGGTATTGAAGTTGATCCCGACAAGGTCAGAGCCATCAGAGAAATGCCTGTTCcaaagacagagaagcaagtcagaggttttctTGGTAGACTCAATTATATCTCCAGATTTATCTCTCACATGACCGCCACATGTGGACCAATTTTCAAGTTACTCCGCAAGGATCAAGGGGTGAAGTGGAATGATGATTGTCAGAAGGCTTTTGATCAAATCAAAGAATATCTGTTAGAACCTCCAATTCTTGTTCCTCCAGTTGACGGaagacctttgatcatgtatttaacagTACTGGAAGATTCCATGGGCTGTGTTttgggtcaacaagatgaaaccggaaagaaagagcacgcTATCTACTATTTGAGTAAGAAGTTCACTGATTGTGAGTCCCGATATTCT aTGGATCCtatcaagtacatatttgagaagccAGCTTTAACTGGAAGGATTGCTCGCTGGCAGATgttattgtccgagtatgatatcGAGTATCGCACTCAGaaagcaatcaaaggtagcatcttGGCAGAACATTTGGCTCATCAACCAATCGAAgactatcaaccaatcaaattcgACTTCCCAGATGAAGAGGTTATGTATCTAAAAGCAAAAGATTGTGACGAACCAGTGTTCGGTGAAGGTCCTGATCCGGAATCCGAAtggggtttgatatttgatggagCTGTTAATGTCTATGGAAGTGGAATTGGCGCGGTACTCATTACCCCTAAGGgtactcacatcccttttactgcGAGGTTACGTTTTGATTGCACAAACAACATCGCAGAGTACGAAGCTTGCATCATGGGTATCGAGGAAGCCATCGATTTGAGGATCaagaaaattgtcatttatGGAGATTCCGCTCTTGTgattaaccagatcaaaggagAATGGGAAACTCGTCATCCTGGATTGATTCCCTACAGAGATTATGCAAGGCGTTTGctgactttcttcaacaaagtagAGTTACATCATGTGCCCCGCgatgagaatcaaatggcaGATGCTTTAGCTACTCTATCCTCAATGATCAATGTGAATGGTCACAATACTGTGCCGGTAATCAATGTCCAATTTCTCGACCGACCTGCTTATGTGTTTGTAGCTGAAGCAATTGATGATGACAAGCCCTGGTATCATGATATCCAAGTTTTCCTTCAAACTCAAAAGTACCCACCTGGGGCATCCAACAAGGACAAGAAAACATTGAGAAAATTGTCAAGCCGTTTCTTCCTTAACGAAGACGTTTTGTATAAAAGGAACTTTGATGGGGTCCTACTTAGATGTGTGGATAAGCATGAAGCAGAAAAATTGATGCGCGAGATTCATGAAGGCTCTTTCGGAACTCACTCATGTGGGCACGCCATGGCGAAGAAGATATTGAGGGCTGGGTATTACTGGATAACAATGCATGCTGATTGCTACAACCATGCCAAGAAAtgtcacaaatgtcaaatctatgctgacaaGATTCATATACCACCGTCTATGCTCAATGTCATCTCTTCCCCGTGGCCattctctatgtggggcattgacatgattggtCGGATCGAACCAAAAGCTTCCAATGGACATCGCTTCATATTAGTGGCTATCGATtatttcaccaa AATCATCACAGACAATGGCACAAATCTGAATAACAACATGATGAAAGAGTTGTGCGACGACTTCAAGATTCAACATCACAATTCTTCTCCTTacagacctcagatgaatggggcagttgaagctgcaaacaagaacATCAAGAAGATCATACAGAAGATGGTAGTTACTTATAAGGACTGGCATGAAATGTTACCCTACGCTTTGTATGGATACCGTACCTCAGTGCGAACCTcgacaggggcaacccctttctctttggTATATGGTATGGAGGCTGTACTACCTGTAGAGGTTGAGATTCCTTCTTTAAGAGTCTTGATGGAAGCTGAATTGTCTgaagctgaatggtgccagagcag